A stretch of Nonomuraea africana DNA encodes these proteins:
- a CDS encoding aldo/keto reductase → MNHDRQPYRRCGRSGLLLPAISLGLWHNFGDGRTLESQREILLKALDLGITHFDLADRYGPPLGAAEHTFGAIHRRDLRPLRDQIVVSTKGSNPMWDGPYGKGNSRKHLLATLDRSLDRLGLDFVDIFYLHREDPETPLEEQAATLDHLVRTGRTLYVGVSNFSPEATTEIAALLRGLGTPLLVHQPRYSMIRRGIEEKLLSVLEREGVGCVVYSPLAQGLLTDRYLDGIPDDSRAAEGRFLGRSDVTPEVVGFVRAIGAIAAERGQTVAQMALAWALRDPRVTSVLVGASSAAQLESNVAAVDRLGFTDDELAALDRAAKEADVLA, encoded by the coding sequence GTGAACCACGATCGCCAGCCGTACCGCAGGTGTGGCCGTAGCGGGCTGCTGCTGCCCGCGATCTCCCTGGGGCTGTGGCACAACTTCGGCGACGGCAGGACTCTGGAGAGCCAGCGAGAGATCCTGCTCAAGGCGCTCGACCTGGGCATCACCCACTTCGACCTGGCCGACCGCTACGGCCCGCCGCTCGGCGCGGCCGAGCACACCTTCGGCGCGATCCACCGGCGCGACCTGCGCCCGCTGCGCGACCAGATCGTGGTCTCCACCAAGGGCAGCAACCCCATGTGGGACGGCCCGTACGGCAAGGGCAACTCCCGCAAGCACCTGCTTGCCACGCTCGACCGCTCCCTCGACCGGCTGGGCCTCGACTTCGTCGACATCTTCTACCTGCACCGCGAGGACCCCGAGACACCGCTGGAGGAGCAGGCGGCCACGCTCGACCACCTGGTCCGCACCGGCAGGACGCTCTACGTCGGCGTCTCCAACTTCAGCCCCGAGGCCACCACCGAGATCGCCGCCCTGCTGCGCGGCCTGGGCACTCCTCTGCTGGTCCACCAGCCGCGCTACTCCATGATCAGGCGCGGCATCGAGGAGAAGCTGCTGTCCGTGCTCGAGAGGGAGGGCGTCGGCTGCGTGGTCTACTCGCCGCTGGCGCAGGGTCTGCTGACCGACCGCTACCTCGACGGCATCCCCGACGACTCGCGCGCCGCCGAGGGCCGCTTCCTCGGCAGGAGCGACGTCACCCCCGAGGTCGTCGGCTTCGTCCGCGCGATCGGCGCCATCGCCGCCGAGCGGGGGCAGACCGTGGCGCAGATGGCGCTGGCATGGGCGCTGCGCGACCCGCGCGTCACCTCGGTGCTGGTGGGCGCGTCCAGCGCCGCCCAGCTGGAGTCGAACGTCGCCGCCGTCGACCGGCTCGGTTTCACCGACGACGAGCTGGCCGCCCTCGACCGGGCCGCGAAGGAGGCGGACGTCCTTGCGTAG
- a CDS encoding cupin domain-containing protein yields MRRSTLAAFGHGVGLPGYRVHSGGVSTLAPGEISHARGPHTHPDPEIFLILSGTGRVHLDGESSGFAAGDVLIVEPGEDHHLEAVSEIVTTWLHLERM; encoded by the coding sequence ATGCGTAGGAGCACGCTGGCCGCCTTCGGGCACGGGGTGGGGCTGCCCGGCTATCGGGTGCACTCGGGCGGGGTGTCCACGCTGGCGCCAGGCGAGATCAGCCACGCCAGGGGCCCGCACACCCACCCCGACCCCGAGATCTTCCTCATTCTCTCCGGCACCGGCCGCGTCCACCTCGACGGGGAGTCCTCGGGCTTCGCCGCCGGCGACGTGCTGATCGTCGAGCCGGGCGAGGACCACCACCTGGAGGCCGTCTCCGAAATCGTCACCACCTGGCTGCACCTGGAGCGCATGTGA
- a CDS encoding aldo/keto reductase — protein sequence MTLPALGLGGGPLGNYLRPISEAQAEAVVEAAWEAGIRRFDTAPFYGLGLSERRLGRVLRGLPRTEFVISTKVGRLVRPGPGAPVPFAVPGDRHAEWDFSRDGVLRSVADSLDRLGLDHVDTLLIHDPDQHWPQALDEGFATLAELRAQGVVKAIGVGMNQSKMLVEFVRHADPDVLLAANQVTLLRRSAFEELLPLCLSRGIPVVAASLFHRGDLAAPPPDAPPEVRRYAEACARHGVPLATAAMRFPLRHPAVRSILIGAHTPEQVASNVADFHHPVPEALWHELET from the coding sequence GTGACGCTGCCCGCTCTCGGACTCGGGGGCGGGCCCCTCGGCAACTACCTGCGCCCCATCTCCGAGGCCCAGGCCGAGGCGGTCGTCGAGGCGGCGTGGGAGGCGGGCATCCGCAGGTTCGACACCGCTCCCTTCTACGGCCTCGGCCTGTCCGAGCGGCGTCTCGGCCGGGTCCTGCGCGGCCTGCCGCGCACGGAGTTCGTCATCTCCACCAAGGTCGGCAGGCTCGTACGGCCGGGCCCCGGCGCGCCCGTTCCGTTCGCCGTGCCCGGCGACAGGCACGCGGAGTGGGACTTCAGCCGTGACGGCGTGCTGCGCAGCGTCGCCGACTCCCTCGACCGCCTCGGCCTCGACCACGTCGACACGCTGCTGATCCACGACCCCGACCAGCACTGGCCTCAGGCGCTCGACGAGGGCTTCGCCACGCTCGCCGAGCTGCGGGCCCAGGGGGTGGTGAAGGCGATAGGGGTCGGGATGAACCAGTCGAAGATGCTGGTGGAGTTCGTCAGGCACGCCGACCCCGACGTGCTGCTGGCCGCCAACCAGGTCACGCTGCTACGCAGGTCCGCCTTCGAGGAGCTGCTGCCGCTCTGCCTGTCGCGCGGCATCCCCGTGGTGGCCGCGAGTCTGTTCCACCGCGGCGACCTGGCCGCTCCCCCGCCGGACGCCCCGCCCGAGGTGCGACGCTACGCGGAGGCCTGCGCCAGGCACGGGGTGCCGCTGGCGACGGCGGCGATGCGCTTTCCCCTCAGGCATCCGGCGGTGCGCTCGATCCTCATCGGCGCCCACACCCCCGAACAGGTCGCGTCCAACGTCGCCGACTTCCACCACCCGGTCCCCGAGGCGCTCTGGCACGAACTGGAGACCTGA